A single Pan troglodytes isolate AG18354 chromosome 19, NHGRI_mPanTro3-v2.0_pri, whole genome shotgun sequence DNA region contains:
- the LOC468247 gene encoding keratin-associated protein 2-1: MTGSCCGSTFSSLSYGGGCCQPCCCRDPCCCRPVTCQTTVCRPVTCVPRCTRPICEPCRHAVCCDPCSLQEGCCRPITCCPSSCTAVVCRPCCWATTCCQPVSVQSPCCRPPCGQPTPCSTTCRTSSC, from the coding sequence atgaccggctccTGCTGCGGCTCCACCTTCTCCTCCCTGAGCTATGGGGGAGGCTGCTGCCAGCCCTGCTGCTGCCGCGACCCCTGCTGCTGCCGCCCCGTGACCTGCCAGACCACCGTGTGCCGCCCCGTGACCTGCGTGCCCCGCTGCACGCGCCCCATCTGCGAGCCCTGCCGCCACGCGGTGTGCTGCGACCCCTGCTCCCTGCAGGAAGGCTGCTGCCGCCCCATCACCTGCTGCCCCTCGTCGTGCACGGCTGTGGTGTGCAGGCCCTGCTGCTGGGCCACCACCTGCTGCCAGCCTGTGTCTGTGCAGTCCCCCTGCTGCCGGCCCCCCTGCGGCCAGCCGACCCCTTGCAGCACCACCTGCAGGACCTCCTCCTGCTGA